The genomic interval CATCATCACTTTTGAAGAATTGTCCATAAATGTCAGATCCTATGTAATGAACAAATCTTTTATTTTGAAATTGCTTTTCGATTCCAATCCCACATGTTAAATCAACAATATCAGACGGATGAAATTCGATATTCGTTGAATCTTGGTTCATCCTTGTAGGGTCATCGGTAAAGTTGATTTGAGTATTTATTGAAAAGTATGCTGCAAGAAATTTACAGAATTCACTTCAATTAAATCTCCAGTTTGATGTTTCTTCTTGAACATAATTGTAGCAGCTACTGTGTTATTATAAATGTTTTGGATAGATCGAAATCCTAATTCAATCTGATAATTGTTTTTCCTTATCTCACTGATGTTTGATTTATTTTCTGAGTTTTGGGCACATAAATTTATTCCGAAAAATGTAACTAAAATTATGGAACTAAAATATTTATTCGCTTTTATTTATTTTCTTATTGTCAGTAACGGATTGGCATAACGTCAAAGTGTGAAAATACCTAAATCCAATTCGTTTAGAATGTAATATTTGAAAATTTCTAAGGTACCTCCGAATAAAATAAGCCTAATTGGGAGTTTTTTCACATCCTGACATAGAAATCTAAACAACGGCAGAAGGCAGGTTGATATCAATTTACATAAGTTTAGGCCTTCGTTGGTGCGTCCTCTTTTAGTGCTACTCTAGTTTTCTACTCAATTGCTATTTTTTTATTCACAACATTTCTCTTGTCATCAATTATCTGTAAAAAATATATCCCATTTCGCATCGCACCTTTTTCTAAAGTGAACTCTTTGCCTGTAAAGTTCAGGGTTTTTAATTCTTTACCAAGCAGGTCTGTTATTTTTATAATCGTGTTATTTTGATCCTCCCTAAAGGATATGGTTGTTTTTGATGTAAGTGGATTTGGATAAATATTAACTTGGAATAGCTGAAGCTCGTTCACACTTGTCGTGTTTTTAATTAATTGATTTTGAAACCATGCCATTCCGCCAGAGCCACCAAATGTTGCTGAGAGAATGTCCTGGTCACCATCACCGTCAATATCATCCACTCTTACAAAAACAGGATAATGAATGGATGTTGTAACTACTTGATATTTGCTTGAATCAAATGCATTTCCACCTTGGTTCCAAAAGCATCTGACAGCACCTTTATAGTCGACTCTGTTATACATGGATGCTATAAGATCTTTTTTACCATCACCGTTAATATCAGCAGCATAAATGCTAGTTACTACAAAGTTTGTATCAACCACCATCAAATTATGAATGGTGAATTTTCCTTTTCCGTCGGATTGGTACCACTTCATGATATTGTCTGAATTAGGAAAATAAGAGCTTGATGGATAAAGTATATCTACAATTCCGTCTGAATCAAGATCGCATAGGCTCATGTAATAATATCCAAACTCAAGCTGTGAATCGATAGTTTTGGGAGTGTTAAAGCCGCCTTGTGTGTTATTTTGGGAATATAATATTTTATTGCTGTTTGTAAGCTGAGCGATGTCTTCATATGAGTCGCCATCAAAGTCATGACTTACAATTGAATATCCAAACTGGCTTAGCTTTATGCCGTTACTGTCTAAAATGCCGTTCGTGTTATTAAAAATGCTTGAAGAGGCAACTATTTCAGGATAATGATCCTTATTGACATCAACGGTGTTGATGCCAAAATATTCACCAGCTACATGACTTACAACAGTTCTTGTAAAATTTTCCGAGCCGTCGTTAATAAAAGCCAATACATTTTGCCCGTAATAATTGTCCGCGGCAAAATCAAGGTGTCCGTCATTATTAAAGTCGGCAAGAGCAATGGATTCTGAGTAATAGAGGTTGTTTTTTCCTGCGTTCCAGATTTGTTTTGCAGGAGAAAAAGTTCCATTTCCCATATTCTGATACCAAACTATACTGGTATCGGACGAGCGATTAACCATTAGTATATCTTTACTACCATCTCCATTAAGGTCTACTATCTGCGAATTTGCTGAAGCTTGTTTTGAAAGGGTAAATTGCACAAAGGGGATCTGAGCATTTACTTTTGTGCGTAATCCAAGGAACGCAAAAACAATTAGTGGATAAATTTTTTTCATTTGTAAGTCTTTTTATTAATTTAGAATGGCTTTTAAACAATGAAGTATTACGGTTTGTCCTTACCGATTCCACGGTGACAAAAATAGAACAATTTTTTTATTCTCAACCAATTCCTTTGGACATTTTGAATCTCTATGGGTTTTTATTAATAGGCCGAATTCACCGATTGCCAGCTTCGGCCATCATCAAATTGCTTTTATAAGTATTTTCAAACAAGATTATCCTTAAGTTCAACTTTGGGAAGATATTTCTCGAAACATTGTATGAAATACTCTAATATGCAATAATCGTAATGAATTGTTCTAGGACTAAAAATCTTTAGCACCATAAATGATTTCTACTCTTCTAACCACATATTTTTGGAATACAGCTTCAAACTATATTGGAATGAAATATTATTCCATAATTAATATACTTTTTTATGAATTTCCGAGCTAAAAATTTTTGTGTTAGGGAAATAATTTGGTATTGTTCAATAGAATACATATAGATGATAGTTGGGCATTTGAAAAACGGCAACCCAACCTTTACAAAAATGCCCGATAGAATCACAAATGTTGAGTTTATAACGATCAACCCCACTTTTGCTTTTGCGAAGATATAATAGGGTATTTAACAGTATTATTTATGTTATTGTTTCTCACCATGGATTGTAGATCGGGTCAGTGAATAAATAACTTCCTAAAATTGTCAAAGGAATTGCGGTCAGCAGAAAGATAATAATGGGTTTCAATTCTATTTCAGTTCGTGTTTGCCAAACGATACTCGTCAAACATTTCCGAAAATTTGTTTGATTTTCAAAATGTGAACGACTGCTTTTATTCCAACCATTCCTGTCAAAGCGGGAAGTAAAACCAAAGCTTCACCCAAACCGGCTGCTCCCGAAATTGTCGCGGCAAGGAATGAAATTGCGAATAATATGATTAGTTTAGTACATAAAATTTATTTATTCGTTCAATAAATCATGTTTGTTAGAAATATTCCTTGCTCTCGGAGTAATAACTCTATGCTTTTCGAACGAATTCGGATTTTAAAGCCATTGAACCAAATTCATCAATCTTACAATCAATGTTATGATCGCTATCATAGTTTAGCCGAATGTTTTTAACTTTTGTACCTGCTTTAATCGGCTTAGGAAAGCCTTTTACTGGTAGATTTTTAATGACAATGATACTATCTCCGTTTTGAAGTTCGTTTCCATTGGCGTCTAAAATTTTTTCACTCACTGTTTCAATTAATTCATCAGGGTTCCACTCATTTCCACATTCGGGACAAGAATATAATTCGATTCCTAGTGAATAGCAATATGGAGATTTACATTTTGGACAAGATTTCATATTTATATTATTTAGTTTTTTTTATTGTAATTAGGCATAACGGCAAAGTGTAAAAATAAGATCTTTTTCATGCATTATTTTATAAAACATTTTGTATAAATTTGTATTATTCAATTTTATATGTTGTTATAAGCGTAACATTTTTTTAATTGCCAAGTTTTTCGACAAATTACTAATAACGCTAAAGAGTTTTATTTAATCCAATTTAGAAGAAGCAAAGGGTCTTTTTTGAATGGAGAAGCCCAATTTTTAATCAATCGGTTAGTTTTGGCATGCCAAGAATATTAAACATTTTTTGATGTTGTACACAAGCATGTAAATTGTCAGCATAAAGTGGACCAAATATAACTAAAAACTAGTATGTGTTTCCAAGATCAATTAAATTTACAAATTTTGGAAACAAAGAAGAAACAAAGCGTCTTCAATTAATTCATCAAGATCTGCTACTTCCAAAGCCAATACTGAAGGTGCAATTATCCATTGTGTTCAGGATTTTATTAAAGATGGGATTAGACATAAATATTTGTCCAATTTGCAAAAAAGGCATGATGATTCTTGAGAATACTAAAATTTATTTCAACGGAATTTTAATCGACATCAATATCATAAAGAACAAAGGTTCTCCTAAAAAAGACAATCTATGTTATGGTAACATTCTATTAAAAATACAGTATACAAATCACCATATCTAAAAGAAATACTTGGCTTTTGGAATGGCGAAGCCATAATAAAAAGCTAGAGATAAATTCAATTCTAAATTACAGGAATGACTAATTCTTGTTTTATTTAATACTAAGGCACCTATACACAGGTCTCGCTGAACACCGTATATTCAAAAGCCTATTTTGTAAATTTTTTATCAGAGTTCTTAATCTTCATGTCTAATGCAAGGCGTGGCTTATGTTTATCCGGCTTAATGTTAATGGCTGCTCTATTTTCTGTCATATTGTTTATTTAATCGATAATCAATTCGATGAATGATGTTCCGTTGAATTTGCAAATACCATTGTTATCTGTTCCAAACCATAGTTCTCCGTTTTTGTCTTTATAAATTGTATTTATTGCGTTGCTGGTAAGTCCGTTTTTGGTTGTGTAATTAGTTAAGTTGTTTCCGTCATATTTCCAAACTCCTGCGTCAACAGTTCCAACCCAAATGTTTCCATTATTGTCTTCGTTAATCGAATATACACGAGCCAAAGTTCCTAAACCTGGTTTTCCAGAGGCTCTAAAGTCCGCATTATTAAGTCCTTTTTCTTCAGTGAAATTTGTCAAAGTCTTTCCATTATATCGGAATAATCCAGCACCATTATTTCCAAACCAAAGGTTGCCCTTAGTGTCTTCAAATAAACCAAGAACGGCAGGACCTGACAGTCCTTTTTCTTTAAACCAAGTTAGTGTTTTACCATCATAACTGCATACTCCCTCTGCTTGGGTTCCAAACCAAACATTTCCTTTTTTGTCTTTGAGGATACTGTAAACACCATAGCGACTAAGCGAAAAAGGGGTGTTCATTTGTGAGTTTGAACTTGATGGGTCAAATGGTAAATATTCAAGTGAAGAATTGCTGTATCTAAACACTCCACCACCAGCGTAAAACCATAAATCGTTATTTTTTGATTGCCATTCGATTTCTGTACCGTTAGGTATTTTGACTTTATTGGTAAGTGTTGTGATTTTTTTGCCATCAAATTTACTAATGCCGAATGTACCTGAGCCGAACCAAATATTTCCCAAATCATCTTCTTGAATGTTTATTACTTGATTGTCTGCAAGTCCGTCCTTCACGGTAAATTGTGTCAATGTTTTTGCATCGTAACGATAAACACCTGCTCCATTTGTCCCAATCCAATAATTACCATTTTTGTCTTGAAAAATACTACGTATGTTCTTGTCAATGGTTTTTAAAGTTGTTGAATTGTATTGGTTAACCTGCTGTGATGTTTGAGTCGTTACAGAATGTCTTTCCACTTTATTACTTGAATTGTCTGATTTAATTTGTCCGTTGCAAGAATACAAAAAGACAAAAATGAAAGTAGAAATGGCGAACTCTATAATAGTTATTTTCAAGTTAATCA from Saprospiraceae bacterium carries:
- a CDS encoding alkylphosphonate utilization protein, which translates into the protein MKSCPKCKSPYCYSLGIELYSCPECGNEWNPDELIETVSEKILDANGNELQNGDSIIVIKNLPVKGFPKPIKAGTKVKNIRLNYDSDHNIDCKIDEFGSMALKSEFVRKA
- a CDS encoding T9SS type A sorting domain-containing protein, which encodes MKKIYPLIVFAFLGLRTKVNAQIPFVQFTLSKQASANSQIVDLNGDGSKDILMVNRSSDTSIVWYQNMGNGTFSPAKQIWNAGKNNLYYSESIALADFNNDGHLDFAADNYYGQNVLAFINDGSENFTRTVVSHVAGEYFGINTVDVNKDHYPEIVASSSIFNNTNGILDSNGIKLSQFGYSIVSHDFDGDSYEDIAQLTNSNKILYSQNNTQGGFNTPKTIDSQLEFGYYYMSLCDLDSDGIVDILYPSSSYFPNSDNIMKWYQSDGKGKFTIHNLMVVDTNFVVTSIYAADINGDGKKDLIASMYNRVDYKGAVRCFWNQGGNAFDSSKYQVVTTSIHYPVFVRVDDIDGDGDQDILSATFGGSGGMAWFQNQLIKNTTSVNELQLFQVNIYPNPLTSKTTISFREDQNNTIIKITDLLGKELKTLNFTGKEFTLEKGAMRNGIYFLQIIDDKRNVVNKKIAIE